Proteins encoded within one genomic window of Nonomuraea gerenzanensis:
- the cydB gene encoding cytochrome d ubiquinol oxidase subunit II → MIELWFAIIAFLWTGYFVLEGFDFGVGMLAPLVSRNAAEQRASLQTIGPVWDGNEVWLITAVGAMFAAFPAWYAGVFSSFYLPVTLILVGLIVRGVGLEWRGKVDNPLWCDLGIVVGSALPAFLWGSVFADLLFNDPLAALVGGAFTLAVCVLHGAVFLALKTTGPVRRRARVAALVAGGVTIPVAVAALSSLGTVPALVSMAALAAATALIWRRREGWAFAATAGAIVLATLAVFMELRVRPLPGLTLVEAASAAYTLSMLTWIGLIALPFVLVYQGWTYWVFRKRVLVAGS, encoded by the coding sequence ATGATCGAGTTGTGGTTCGCCATCATCGCCTTCCTCTGGACCGGCTACTTCGTCCTCGAAGGGTTCGACTTCGGCGTCGGCATGCTGGCGCCCCTGGTGAGCAGGAACGCCGCCGAGCAGCGCGCCAGCCTCCAGACCATCGGCCCGGTGTGGGACGGCAACGAGGTCTGGCTGATCACCGCCGTCGGCGCCATGTTCGCCGCCTTCCCCGCCTGGTACGCGGGCGTCTTCAGCTCCTTCTACCTGCCCGTGACGCTGATCCTGGTGGGGCTCATCGTGCGCGGCGTCGGCCTGGAGTGGCGCGGCAAGGTGGACAACCCGCTCTGGTGCGACCTGGGCATCGTGGTGGGCAGCGCGCTGCCCGCGTTCCTGTGGGGCTCGGTCTTCGCCGACCTGCTCTTCAACGACCCGCTCGCGGCCCTGGTGGGCGGCGCGTTCACGCTGGCGGTGTGCGTGCTGCACGGCGCGGTGTTCCTGGCGCTGAAGACCACCGGCCCGGTACGCCGCCGCGCCCGCGTCGCCGCCCTGGTCGCCGGTGGCGTCACCATCCCGGTGGCCGTGGCCGCCCTGTCGAGCCTGGGCACCGTCCCGGCCCTCGTCTCCATGGCGGCCCTGGCCGCGGCCACGGCCCTGATCTGGCGGCGCAGGGAGGGCTGGGCGTTCGCGGCCACGGCGGGCGCGATCGTGCTGGCGACGCTGGCGGTGTTCATGGAGCTGCGGGTGCGGCCGCTGCCGGGGCTGACGCTGGTGGAGGCGGCCTCGGCGGCGTACACGCTGAGCATGCTGACCTGGATCGGGCTGATCGCGCTGCCGTTCGTGCTGGTGTACCAGGGGTGGACGTACTGGGTGTTCAGGAAGCGCGTGCTGGTGGCCGGTTCGTGA
- a CDS encoding leucine-rich repeat domain-containing protein, with the protein MRAPDSGLTAFPAVPPDARVVDLAWNAITEVPERVAGLAALTELRLDGNRLRALPDLSGLATLRALHLDGNELTALPALPPDLETLFLYGNRVATLPDPLPPALRHLAAGGNGLSGVPASLWKLTGLESLNLAENALTEIPAAIGGLTRLRMLDLGHNRLTAIPPELGDLPLTDYLYLSDNAFTEVPESIGRLDRLAYLNLTDNRLESLPDTIGSMAALAELRLYNNRLERLPATIGRLSRLRELHLQGNRLRELPGDLPAGLRQLDLRNNLLRTLPERLPAGLKQLDLRNNRLRELPADLPDLDKLDLRWNKLDGEPEVLRRLEARGCVVLR; encoded by the coding sequence ATGCGTGCCCCCGACTCCGGTCTGACCGCCTTCCCCGCCGTGCCCCCCGACGCCCGGGTCGTGGACCTGGCGTGGAACGCGATCACCGAGGTGCCGGAGCGGGTGGCCGGGCTCGCCGCGCTGACGGAGCTGCGGCTCGACGGCAACCGCCTGCGCGCGCTGCCCGACCTGTCCGGCCTGGCCACGCTGCGCGCGCTGCACCTCGACGGCAACGAGCTGACCGCCCTGCCCGCCCTCCCGCCAGACCTGGAGACGCTCTTCCTGTACGGCAACCGCGTCGCCACCCTTCCCGACCCGCTGCCCCCGGCCCTGCGCCACCTGGCCGCCGGCGGAAACGGGCTGAGCGGCGTGCCGGCCTCGCTGTGGAAGCTGACCGGGCTCGAATCGCTCAACCTGGCCGAGAACGCCCTGACCGAGATCCCCGCCGCGATCGGCGGCCTGACCCGGCTGCGCATGCTCGACCTCGGCCACAACCGGCTCACCGCGATCCCGCCCGAGCTCGGCGACCTGCCCCTCACGGACTACCTGTACCTGAGCGACAACGCCTTCACCGAGGTGCCGGAGTCGATCGGCCGGCTGGACCGGCTGGCCTACCTGAACCTCACCGACAACCGGCTGGAGAGCCTGCCGGACACGATCGGCTCCATGGCCGCGCTGGCCGAGCTGCGGCTCTACAACAACCGCCTGGAGCGGCTGCCCGCCACGATCGGCCGCCTGTCGCGGCTGCGCGAGCTGCACCTGCAGGGCAACCGGCTGCGGGAGCTGCCGGGCGACCTGCCCGCCGGGCTGCGGCAGCTCGACCTGCGCAACAACCTGCTGCGCACGCTGCCGGAGCGGCTGCCCGCCGGGCTCAAGCAGCTCGACCTGCGCAACAACCGGCTGCGGGAGCTGCCCGCCGACCTGCCCGACCTCGACAAGCTGGACCTGCGCTGGAACAAGCTCGACGGCGAGCCGGAGGTGCTGCGCCGCCTGGAGGCGCGGGGCTGCGTCGTGTTGCGCTGA
- the cutA gene encoding aerobic carbon-monoxide dehydrogenase large subunit — protein MTTRLFGEAVQRREDPRLLTGQGRYLDDLGPEALAAAFVRSPHAHARVRDVDVSAALDVEGLVAVYTWEDLPERVGSALPLLIPHPALTHGRTAHPLARDVVRHVGEPVVMVVATDRYAAEDACALIEVDYEPLKPVVGIEEAVQGAQLVHEDVPGNVGAHLVQEVATADGRGARQAIEAAPHTIAFRLDIERSASMPLEGRGVYARWDGRDLRVYSSTQTSTSVRMAVAAALGLPLPHVEVIAPDVGGGFGVKIVHPWPEEVLVPWAAMTLGREIKWTEDRREHFISSAHERGQVQYVRAGFDDDGRVLGLDVTILHDHGAYTPYGIIVPIVTSTQLPGPYKLGSYRVEFTAVYTNTVQVTPYRGAGRPQGVFCMERTMDKIARYLGKDRTEVRAANLIGPEEFPYDQGMTFQDGRPLIYDSGDYPEMLRMVKELIGWDTFEPRPGLGIGIGCYVEGTGVGPYEGGHVQITSDGRVHVSTGLTSQGQGHETAFAQIAATELGVPIERVSVVTGDTRRFGYAVGTFASRAAVVSGNAIALACRKVREKALRIAADALEANPDDLDIAEGIVHVAGAPSAAIPLSTVAVLANPLRYAFDEETARATQFAGTAAPDRPPVAEGEEPGLEGRDYYSPIRSTFAAGMHAAIVETDPDTAEIKVLRYAVVHDCGRLINPMIVEGQIHGGVAQGIGGALYERMVYDQHGQLVNASFMDFLMPYATEIPHVETAHLETPSPLNPLGIKGAGEAGVIPVSAVIASAVEDAEGIEINRMPISPSELFDLRTR, from the coding sequence ATGACGACCAGGCTCTTCGGCGAGGCCGTGCAGCGGCGCGAGGACCCGAGGCTGCTCACCGGGCAGGGCCGCTACCTCGACGACCTGGGCCCCGAGGCGCTGGCGGCCGCGTTCGTGCGCTCGCCGCACGCCCACGCCCGCGTCCGCGACGTGGACGTGAGCGCCGCGCTCGACGTCGAGGGGCTCGTCGCCGTCTACACCTGGGAGGACCTGCCCGAGCGGGTCGGCAGCGCGCTGCCGCTGCTCATCCCGCACCCCGCGCTCACGCACGGCCGCACCGCCCACCCGCTGGCCAGGGACGTCGTCAGGCACGTCGGCGAGCCGGTGGTGATGGTGGTGGCCACCGACCGGTACGCCGCCGAGGACGCCTGCGCCCTCATCGAGGTCGACTACGAGCCGCTCAAGCCGGTCGTCGGCATCGAGGAGGCCGTCCAGGGGGCGCAGCTCGTGCACGAGGACGTGCCGGGCAACGTCGGCGCGCACCTCGTCCAGGAGGTCGCCACGGCCGACGGGCGCGGGGCCAGGCAGGCCATCGAGGCCGCCCCGCACACGATCGCCTTCCGGCTCGACATCGAGCGCAGCGCCAGCATGCCGCTGGAGGGCCGCGGCGTGTACGCCCGCTGGGACGGCCGCGACCTGCGCGTCTACTCCAGCACCCAGACCTCCACCAGCGTGCGCATGGCCGTGGCCGCCGCCCTCGGCCTGCCGCTGCCGCACGTCGAGGTGATCGCCCCCGACGTGGGCGGCGGCTTCGGGGTGAAGATCGTGCACCCGTGGCCCGAGGAGGTGCTGGTGCCGTGGGCGGCGATGACGCTCGGGCGGGAGATCAAGTGGACCGAGGACCGCAGGGAGCACTTCATCTCCTCCGCGCACGAGCGGGGGCAGGTGCAGTACGTGCGGGCCGGGTTCGACGACGACGGGCGCGTGCTGGGGCTGGACGTGACGATCCTGCACGACCACGGCGCCTACACCCCGTACGGGATCATCGTGCCGATCGTCACCTCCACGCAGTTGCCGGGGCCGTACAAGCTCGGCTCCTACCGGGTCGAGTTCACCGCCGTCTACACCAACACCGTGCAGGTCACGCCCTATCGCGGGGCCGGGAGGCCGCAGGGCGTGTTCTGCATGGAACGCACGATGGACAAGATCGCCCGGTACCTGGGCAAGGATCGCACCGAGGTCAGGGCGGCCAACCTCATCGGGCCGGAGGAGTTCCCGTACGACCAGGGGATGACCTTCCAGGACGGGCGCCCGCTGATCTACGACAGCGGCGACTACCCCGAGATGTTGCGGATGGTCAAGGAGCTGATCGGCTGGGACACCTTCGAGCCCCGGCCCGGCCTCGGGATCGGGATCGGGTGTTACGTCGAGGGCACGGGCGTGGGGCCGTACGAGGGCGGGCACGTGCAGATCACCTCCGACGGCCGGGTGCACGTCTCCACCGGCCTCACCTCGCAGGGGCAGGGCCACGAGACGGCCTTCGCCCAGATCGCCGCGACCGAGCTGGGCGTGCCCATCGAGCGGGTCAGCGTGGTCACCGGCGACACCCGCCGCTTCGGCTACGCCGTCGGCACCTTCGCCTCCAGGGCGGCCGTCGTCAGCGGCAACGCCATCGCGCTGGCGTGCAGGAAGGTGCGCGAGAAGGCGCTGCGCATCGCCGCCGACGCGCTGGAGGCCAACCCGGACGACCTCGACATCGCCGAGGGCATCGTGCACGTGGCGGGGGCGCCGTCCGCCGCCATCCCGCTGTCCACGGTGGCGGTGCTGGCCAACCCGCTGCGTTACGCCTTCGACGAGGAGACCGCCAGGGCCACCCAGTTCGCCGGAACGGCCGCCCCCGATCGCCCGCCGGTGGCCGAGGGGGAGGAGCCGGGGCTGGAGGGGCGCGACTACTACTCGCCGATCAGGTCCACGTTCGCGGCGGGGATGCACGCCGCGATCGTCGAGACCGACCCCGACACCGCCGAGATCAAGGTCCTGCGTTACGCCGTCGTGCACGACTGCGGGCGGCTGATCAACCCCATGATCGTGGAGGGGCAGATCCACGGCGGGGTGGCCCAGGGCATCGGCGGGGCGCTGTACGAGCGGATGGTCTACGACCAGCACGGGCAGCTGGTCAACGCCTCCTTCATGGACTTCCTGATGCCGTACGCCACCGAGATCCCGCACGTCGAGACCGCTCACCTGGAGACGCCGTCACCGCTGAACCCGCTGGGCATCAAGGGGGCGGGCGAGGCCGGCGTCATCCCCGTCTCCGCCGTCATCGCCTCGGCGGTCGAGGACGCCGAGGGCATCGAGATCAACCGCATGCCCATCTCGCCGTCCGAGCTGTTCGACCTGCGGACGAGGTGA
- a CDS encoding (2Fe-2S)-binding protein yields the protein MEHEITLVVNGTARRARVPARRLLSDCLRHDLGLTGTHVGCEHGVCGCCTVLLDGRPVRSCLTFAVTVDGAEITTVEGLAGPGGELSAVQRAFAECHGLQCGFCTPGFLCTVTALLRENPAPTDDEVVEGISGNLCRCTGYQNIVKAVHRAAELLAEES from the coding sequence GTGGAGCATGAGATCACCCTCGTCGTGAACGGCACGGCCAGGCGGGCCCGCGTCCCCGCGCGGCGGCTGCTGTCCGACTGCCTGCGCCACGACCTCGGCCTGACCGGCACGCACGTGGGCTGCGAGCACGGCGTGTGCGGCTGCTGCACGGTGCTGCTCGACGGGCGGCCCGTACGGTCGTGCCTGACGTTCGCCGTGACCGTGGACGGCGCCGAGATCACCACGGTGGAGGGGCTGGCGGGACCGGGCGGCGAGCTGTCGGCCGTGCAGCGCGCGTTCGCCGAGTGTCACGGGCTGCAGTGCGGGTTCTGCACGCCGGGCTTCCTGTGCACGGTGACGGCCCTGCTGCGGGAGAACCCGGCGCCCACCGACGACGAGGTGGTCGAGGGCATCTCGGGCAACCTGTGCCGCTGCACCGGCTACCAGAACATCGTCAAGGCCGTCCACCGGGCCGCCGAGCTGCTGGCGGAGGAATCATGA
- a CDS encoding FAD binding domain-containing protein, with product MKPPPFTYHAPRDLPGALRTLAEVRGKVLAGGQSLIPMLNMRLAAPEHLVDINRVAGLDGIEAGRAGVTVGALARHADVERAGVHPLLTRALRLVAHPVIRNRGTVVGSLVHADPAAELPAVLAVLGGSVRVARWDGRVTVREVPAEEFFVGPMESAVGPGELAVSAFFPALGEGVGVAFEEVARRHGDYALAGVCAVVTPDSARVACIGVGARPVVVDLDRGAADHRGGADRGGADRGGCRDWREAAAAVRDVTDPEGDIHASAAYRRHLVGVLAERALRDAAREGAAARGA from the coding sequence GTGAAGCCGCCGCCGTTCACCTACCACGCACCCCGCGACCTGCCGGGGGCGCTGCGCACGCTCGCGGAGGTCCGCGGGAAGGTGCTGGCGGGCGGGCAGAGCCTCATCCCGATGCTCAACATGCGGCTGGCCGCGCCGGAGCACCTCGTGGACATCAACCGGGTCGCCGGGCTCGACGGGATCGAGGCCGGCCGGGCGGGGGTGACGGTGGGGGCGCTGGCCAGGCACGCGGACGTGGAGCGGGCCGGGGTGCACCCGCTGCTGACCCGGGCGCTCAGGCTGGTGGCCCACCCGGTGATCCGCAACCGGGGCACGGTGGTGGGCAGCCTCGTGCACGCCGACCCGGCGGCCGAGCTGCCCGCCGTGCTGGCGGTGCTGGGCGGGAGCGTGCGGGTGGCCCGCTGGGACGGCCGGGTCACGGTGCGGGAGGTGCCGGCGGAGGAGTTCTTCGTCGGGCCCATGGAGTCGGCGGTCGGACCGGGCGAGCTGGCCGTGTCGGCATTTTTCCCGGCATTGGGGGAGGGGGTCGGGGTCGCGTTCGAGGAGGTCGCGCGCAGGCACGGCGACTACGCGCTGGCGGGCGTGTGCGCCGTGGTCACCCCCGACAGCGCCAGGGTCGCCTGCATCGGGGTCGGCGCGCGACCCGTCGTGGTCGATCTGGACAGGGGCGCGGCCGACCATCGGGGCGGGGCCGATCGGGGCGGGGCCGATCGGGGTGGGTGCCGTGACTGGCGGGAGGCGGCGGCCGCCGTGCGCGACGTGACCGATCCGGAGGGCGACATCCACGCCTCCGCCGCCTACCGCAGGCACCTGGTGGGCGTGCTGGCCGAGCGGGCGCTGCGCGACGCGGCGCGGGAAGGGGCGGCGGCCCGTGGAGCATGA
- a CDS encoding uracil-xanthine permease family protein has protein sequence MVMGWTRHGDGKHLAPGEVVRPDERLSWPRMIGFGAQHVIAMFGATFVFPLVMGLDPNVAVMMSGVATILFLLIVKGKVPSYLGTSASFVGGVFAIRAAAGGDTGGADAIVTGAILVAGFVLALAGLAIHFLGVQVIHRVFPPVVTGAVVMLIGFGLAFVVADVYWPQDHWVALVTMLITFVVIVAFKGFIGRIGVLVGLVAGFVLSWVLDRVAGPVTSVLPGANLRDAAGNPCPAEGTYCVATAFPHDRVSFQSVADAPWFGLPSFHAPDFRTSAVLLVLPAVIALIAENIGHVKAVGEMTGTDVDPYVGRAVVADGVGTMVTSAVGGSPTTTYAENIGVMAATKVYSTAAYYIAGLIAIAFGLCPKFGALVAATPGGVLGGVTVILYGMIGLLGAKIWIENRVNFADPVNMVPIGAGMILAIGPVKHAIGGDFTLEGIALGTIVVLGGYHLLRAIAGRDPEPVRSEAG, from the coding sequence ATGGTTATGGGATGGACCAGACACGGTGACGGCAAGCACCTGGCTCCCGGCGAGGTGGTCAGGCCCGACGAGAGACTGAGCTGGCCCCGGATGATCGGGTTCGGGGCGCAGCACGTGATCGCGATGTTCGGCGCGACGTTCGTCTTCCCGCTGGTCATGGGGCTGGACCCGAACGTGGCCGTGATGATGTCGGGCGTCGCGACGATCCTGTTCCTGCTGATCGTGAAGGGGAAGGTGCCCAGCTACCTGGGCACCAGCGCGTCCTTCGTCGGCGGCGTGTTCGCCATCAGGGCGGCGGCGGGCGGCGACACCGGCGGCGCCGACGCGATCGTCACCGGCGCCATCCTGGTCGCCGGGTTCGTGCTGGCGCTGGCCGGGCTGGCCATCCACTTCCTCGGCGTCCAGGTCATCCACCGGGTCTTCCCGCCCGTGGTGACCGGCGCGGTGGTGATGCTGATCGGGTTCGGGCTGGCGTTCGTGGTGGCGGACGTCTACTGGCCGCAGGACCACTGGGTGGCGCTCGTCACGATGCTGATCACGTTCGTGGTGATCGTGGCGTTCAAGGGGTTCATCGGGCGGATCGGGGTGCTGGTCGGGCTGGTGGCCGGGTTCGTGCTGTCGTGGGTGCTCGACAGGGTCGCCGGGCCGGTCACGTCCGTGCTGCCCGGTGCGAACCTGCGTGACGCGGCAGGCAACCCCTGCCCGGCCGAGGGCACGTACTGCGTGGCGACCGCCTTCCCGCACGACCGGGTGAGCTTCCAGTCGGTGGCCGACGCGCCGTGGTTCGGGCTGCCGAGCTTCCACGCGCCCGACTTCAGGACCTCGGCCGTGCTGCTGGTGCTGCCCGCCGTGATCGCGCTGATCGCGGAGAACATCGGGCACGTCAAGGCCGTCGGGGAGATGACCGGGACGGACGTGGACCCGTACGTGGGGCGCGCCGTGGTGGCCGACGGCGTCGGCACCATGGTCACCAGCGCCGTCGGCGGCTCGCCCACCACGACCTACGCCGAGAACATCGGCGTCATGGCGGCCACCAAGGTCTACTCCACCGCCGCCTACTACATCGCCGGCCTCATCGCGATCGCGTTCGGGCTCTGCCCGAAGTTCGGCGCGCTGGTCGCGGCCACGCCGGGCGGCGTGCTCGGCGGCGTGACCGTGATCCTGTACGGCATGATCGGCCTGCTCGGCGCGAAGATCTGGATCGAGAACCGGGTGAACTTCGCCGACCCCGTGAACATGGTTCCGATCGGGGCGGGCATGATCCTGGCCATCGGACCTGTGAAGCACGCCATCGGCGGCGATTTCACCCTGGAGGGCATCGCGCTCGGCACGATCGTGGTGCTGGGCGGCTACCACCTGCTGCGCGCCATCGCGGGCCGCGACCCCGAGCCCGTCAGGAGCGAGGCCGGGTGA
- a CDS encoding uracil-xanthine permease family protein gives MALGWKVHGDGKRLTPGEVVKPEERLSWPRMVGIGAQHVIAMFGATFVFPLVMGLDANLAVMMSGVATILFLLIVKGRIPSYVGSSASFVGAVVAIRAAGGGDATVTGALLAVGVVLAACGFAIHKLGVGVIHRVFPPIVTGGVVMLIGFGMAYVAADVYWPKDPWVALLTMAATFVFIGVFKGFLGRIGVLLGLVFGFLLSYVWDLVGGPITAPDDSGEVTEHFRVNLDAVAQADWIGLPSLHGPVFEVSAIVLVLPVVIALIAENVGHVKAVGEMTGTDVDAYMGRAVMADGIGTVVATSVGGSATTTYAENIGVMAATRVYSTAAYYIAAVIAILFGLCPKFGALIAATPGGVLGGVTTILYGMIGLLGAKIWIENKVDLADPRNLVPTGAGIICAIGPVAFPITGTFALSGIALGTIVLLLGYHLLRAVRR, from the coding sequence GTGGCGCTGGGGTGGAAGGTGCACGGCGATGGGAAGCGCCTGACGCCGGGCGAGGTGGTCAAGCCGGAGGAGCGGCTGAGCTGGCCCAGGATGGTGGGGATCGGAGCGCAGCACGTCATCGCGATGTTCGGCGCGACCTTCGTCTTCCCGCTGGTCATGGGGCTGGACGCGAACCTCGCCGTGATGATGTCCGGGGTCGCGACGATCCTGTTCCTGCTGATCGTGAAGGGGAGGATCCCCAGCTACGTCGGGTCGAGCGCCTCCTTCGTCGGGGCCGTGGTCGCGATCAGGGCGGCCGGGGGCGGTGACGCGACCGTCACCGGGGCGCTGCTGGCCGTCGGGGTCGTGCTGGCCGCGTGCGGGTTCGCCATCCACAAGCTCGGCGTCGGGGTCATCCACCGGGTCTTCCCGCCGATCGTGACCGGCGGGGTGGTGATGCTCATCGGGTTCGGGATGGCGTACGTGGCGGCGGACGTCTACTGGCCCAAGGACCCGTGGGTGGCGCTGCTGACGATGGCGGCCACGTTCGTCTTCATCGGGGTGTTCAAGGGCTTCCTCGGCCGGATCGGGGTGCTGCTCGGGCTCGTGTTCGGCTTCCTGCTGTCCTACGTGTGGGACCTCGTCGGCGGCCCGATCACGGCGCCCGACGACAGCGGCGAGGTGACCGAGCACTTCCGGGTGAACCTCGACGCGGTGGCGCAGGCCGACTGGATCGGGCTGCCGTCGCTGCACGGGCCGGTGTTCGAGGTGTCGGCCATCGTGCTGGTGCTGCCCGTGGTGATCGCGCTGATCGCGGAGAACGTCGGGCACGTCAAGGCCGTGGGCGAGATGACCGGCACCGACGTGGACGCCTACATGGGCCGGGCCGTCATGGCCGACGGCATCGGCACCGTCGTGGCCACCTCCGTGGGCGGCTCCGCGACGACCACGTACGCGGAGAACATCGGCGTCATGGCGGCCACCCGGGTCTACTCGACCGCCGCCTACTACATCGCGGCGGTCATCGCGATCCTGTTCGGGCTCTGCCCGAAGTTCGGCGCGCTCATCGCGGCCACCCCCGGCGGGGTGCTCGGCGGCGTGACGACCATCCTGTACGGGATGATCGGCCTGCTCGGCGCCAAGATCTGGATCGAGAACAAGGTCGACCTGGCCGACCCGCGCAACCTCGTGCCGACCGGCGCCGGGATCATCTGCGCCATCGGCCCCGTCGCCTTCCCGATCACCGGCACGTTCGCGCTCAGCGGCATCGCGCTCGGCACGATCGTGCTGCTCCTCGGCTACCACCTGCTGCGCGCCGTGCGCCGGTAG
- a CDS encoding RNA-binding S4 domain-containing protein: MESLDFELRDDYIPLCDLLKYCGITETGGMAKQLIDEGMVQVDGEVELRKRAKIRAGQVVSGDGFEIHVA; this comes from the coding sequence GTGGAATCTCTGGACTTCGAACTGCGCGACGACTACATCCCGCTGTGCGACCTGCTGAAGTACTGCGGCATCACCGAGACGGGCGGGATGGCCAAGCAGCTCATCGACGAGGGCATGGTGCAGGTGGACGGCGAGGTGGAGCTGCGCAAGCGCGCCAAGATCAGGGCCGGGCAGGTGGTCAGCGGCGACGGGTTCGAGATCCACGTCGCCTAG
- a CDS encoding PucR family transcriptional regulator, which produces MEPPVRLASTGTIIHGVSVGEVLGVSTLAEARLIAGESGLGRIVQRLNVMEVPDILAWVKPHELLLTTGYPLRNTPQSLGRLVADLDERGLAALAIKLGRYVDELPGEMVEQADRLGFPLILLPNDVGFDDILNQVLTDILNRQAAVLARAEEAHRALVQVVLAGGGLDEVTAEVAQLLDVAVAAVDGSGQVLATAGPGEHVAVLRESISREGLPAPRPRTPAARARSFASVPVLAGGHHHGRIVAYSPAAAIRDSDVGILERAATVAALVVTRQEAVNAVESKYRADFLRDVLTGRAGTAERVTTRARAFGWDLSRPVTVLVAELDPDGDERSAQDRLVSCWTAAIRRHDPRGAVAGFSHEVVAVVDAAIDASRVAKDAASAFADVPPATFSTGTSRPSPGAETLPEAYSQALKAARVGRQLHGPGAVAHFDQLGVYRLLSLVNDTEELHAFVRETLGPLASDDDAENADLRRTLQSLLETNLNVAETARRLHFHYNTLRYRIGKLERLLGNFTDDPHLRLNLTLALHVLRMRGI; this is translated from the coding sequence ATGGAGCCCCCCGTCCGTCTCGCCAGCACCGGCACGATCATCCACGGCGTCTCCGTGGGAGAGGTGCTCGGCGTGTCCACCCTCGCGGAGGCCAGGCTGATCGCGGGTGAGAGCGGGCTCGGCCGCATCGTGCAACGGCTCAACGTCATGGAGGTGCCCGACATCCTGGCCTGGGTCAAGCCGCACGAGCTGCTGCTCACCACCGGCTACCCGCTGCGCAACACGCCGCAGTCGCTCGGCCGGCTGGTCGCCGACCTCGACGAGCGCGGGCTGGCCGCGCTGGCCATCAAGCTCGGCCGCTACGTGGACGAGCTGCCCGGCGAGATGGTGGAGCAGGCGGACCGGCTCGGCTTCCCGCTGATCCTGCTGCCCAACGACGTCGGCTTCGACGACATCCTCAACCAGGTGCTGACCGACATACTCAACCGCCAGGCCGCCGTGCTGGCGCGGGCGGAGGAGGCGCACCGGGCGCTGGTCCAGGTGGTGCTGGCCGGGGGCGGGCTGGATGAGGTCACCGCCGAGGTGGCGCAGCTCCTCGACGTGGCCGTGGCGGCGGTCGACGGCTCCGGCCAGGTGCTGGCCACCGCCGGGCCGGGCGAGCACGTGGCGGTCCTGCGGGAGTCGATCTCCCGCGAGGGGCTGCCCGCCCCGCGGCCCCGTACGCCCGCCGCCCGCGCCCGCTCGTTCGCCTCGGTGCCCGTGCTCGCGGGCGGCCACCACCACGGCAGGATCGTCGCCTACAGCCCGGCCGCCGCGATCAGGGACAGCGACGTCGGCATCCTGGAGCGCGCCGCCACCGTCGCCGCCCTCGTCGTCACCCGGCAGGAGGCGGTCAACGCCGTCGAGAGCAAGTACCGCGCCGACTTCCTGCGCGACGTGCTCACCGGCAGGGCCGGCACGGCCGAGCGGGTCACCACCCGCGCGCGGGCGTTCGGCTGGGACCTGTCGCGGCCGGTGACCGTCCTGGTGGCCGAGCTCGACCCCGACGGCGACGAGCGCAGCGCCCAGGACCGCCTGGTCTCCTGCTGGACCGCCGCGATCAGGCGGCACGACCCGCGCGGCGCCGTGGCCGGGTTCTCGCACGAGGTGGTGGCCGTGGTGGACGCCGCCATCGACGCCTCCCGGGTGGCCAAGGACGCCGCCTCCGCCTTCGCCGACGTGCCGCCCGCCACGTTCTCCACCGGCACCTCCCGGCCCAGCCCCGGCGCGGAGACGCTGCCGGAGGCGTACTCGCAGGCGCTGAAGGCGGCCAGGGTGGGCCGGCAGCTGCACGGGCCGGGCGCGGTGGCGCACTTCGACCAGCTCGGCGTCTACCGGCTGCTGTCGCTGGTCAACGACACCGAGGAGCTGCACGCGTTCGTCCGTGAGACGCTCGGCCCGCTGGCCTCCGACGACGACGCCGAGAACGCCGACCTGCGGCGCACGCTGCAGTCGCTGCTGGAGACCAACCTGAACGTGGCGGAGACCGCCCGGCGGCTGCACTTCCACTACAACACGCTGCGCTACCGGATCGGCAAGCTGGAGCGGCTGCTCGGCAACTTCACCGACGACCCCCACCTGCGGCTGAACCTGACGCTGGCCCTGCACGTGCTGCGGATGCGCGGCATCTAG